A stretch of the Esox lucius isolate fEsoLuc1 chromosome 2, fEsoLuc1.pri, whole genome shotgun sequence genome encodes the following:
- the aprt gene encoding adenine phosphoribosyltransferase (The RefSeq protein has 1 substitution compared to this genomic sequence), whose product MAANTTEAKLDLVKKHIKAFPDFPIKGILFRDICPILKDPGALTAVIDLFEEHVRQTHHQVELIAGLDARGFLFGPLLAQRLGVGFVLIRKKGKLPGRTVSVPYTLEYGQAEVEMQEDAVAPGQKVLLIDDLLATGGTLSAACELLRKNKAELLGCVVVIEMKDLRGSERIKPATVFSLIQY is encoded by the exons ATGGCAGCAAACACTACAGAAGCGAAGTTAGATTTGGTGAAGAAACACATAAAAGCGTTTCCTGATTTTCCAATCAAGGGGATACTTTTCAG AGATATATGTCCAATTCTGAAAGACCCGGGTGCACTGACAGCAGTCATTGATCTTTTTGAGGAACATGTGCGACAGACTCACCATCAAGTAGAACTGATTGCGG GTCTAGATGCCCGGGGGTTTCTGTTCGGACCCCTTCTAGCCCAGAGGTTAGGAGTGGGATTTGTGCTGATCCGGAAGAAGGGAAAGCTTCCAGGACGCACAGTGTCGGTGCCGTATACACTTGAGTATGGACAG GCTGAGGTTGAGATGCAGGAGGATGCTGTGGCTCCAGGACAGAAGGTGCTTCTAATTGATGACCTGCTGGCAACTGGTG GGACTCTGTCTGCTGCGTGTGAGCTCTTGAGAAAAAACAAGGCGGAGTTGCTAGGCTGCGTGGTGGTCATTGAAATGAAGGATCTCCATGGGTCTGAAAGAATCAAGCCAGCTACAGTCTTCTCTCTAATACAGTACTGA
- the cdt1 gene encoding DNA replication factor Cdt1, producing the protein MSQARVTDFFVQKKKSVSAVANGKGTKTQIVGNGVEIDTCRHRTISTRSKNKNATFKTNVTIRASTSTDYGNSVQEEFMRVIDEATSVDKVENLRDGVERFESGKQTLLSSPRTPKRTSGDAEFDLGSALFSTTAEHSTAKKRFRIETNKDATTSAPLQKGPMVVKGVKKTARKKLILSKDHERATNPLAEDVTQVASPLVGFDKEPKKLVNHSATSSPTNKPCVLPKADNKTFSKEDVAALKSRLQKIKTQKQNERLPLVAPASPATSPDLKAKLARVKELTAKAQQRKQERLSEEARCSEEHQPQAEDGEKLPGYQRYHTLAQDVPPGLSLPYKYKLLSEMFRSMDTIVAILFNRSETVTFTKVKQGVQDMMRKCFEEIHVGQIKTVYPTAYNFRQERNIPTFSAAVKKFSHQLTVEPVIEADQSKARPVLAASRLLERRRIFHQNLVKIVKEHHKVFLATLNPPIAIPDDKLTRWHPRFNVDEVPNIMSAELPQPPKGSEKLTTAQEVLDKARSMMTPKMEKALANMALKTAETACLKEVDPVPPTPVAPAETPTALKGVSQSLLERIRVKEAQKIQAAMTRNPRQEERLVMMSRLGELARILRNVFVSEKKPALIMEVACNRMVSSYRSALSTGEMEKHLRLLAELTPEWLTIHKIRKDFYLKLSKTMDLNVVLEKLNQKMKEEERL; encoded by the exons ATGTCTCAGGCGCGGGTGACCGACTTTTTCGttcagaaaaagaaaagtgttAGTGCGGTTGCGAATGGAAAGGGAACTAAAACGCAAATTGTGGGAAACGGGGTGGAGATTGATACGTGTAGGCACCGGACAATATCAACACGGTCGAAAAACAAGAACGCTACATTTAAGACAAATGTTACGATACGTGCTTCAACATCCACAGATTATGGAAATAGCGTACAAGAGGAGTTTATGAGGGTTATTGACGAGGCGACTTCGGTCGATAAGGTGGAGAACTTGCGCGACGGGGTGGAAAGGTTCGAATCGGGAAAACAAACACTTCTCTCAAGCCCTCGAACTCCCAAGAGGACTTCTGGAGACGCGGAGTTCGATCTTGGATCCGCTTTGTTTTCAACTACTGCTGAACACAGTACTGCGAAGAAGCGTTTTCGGATCGAGACAAATAAAGATGCAACGACTTCAGCTCCTCTTCAGAAAGGTCCTATGGTAGTTAAAGGGGTAAAAAAGACGGCCAGGAAGAAGCTGATCCTCTCCAAAGACCACGAAAGG GCAACCAACCCACTCGCTGAAGATGTCACACAGGTGGCCAGTCCACTAGTTGGTTTTGATAAAGAACCAAAGAAGCTGGTTAACCACAGTGCCACCAGTTCTCCAACAAACAAACCGTGTGTTTTGCCAAAAGCAGATAATAAG ACTTTCTCCAAAGAGGATGTCGCAGCGCTGAAGTCCCGCCTTCAGAAGATtaagacacaaaaacaaaatgagagACTGCCCTTGGTAGCCCCAGCTTCACCTGCTACTTCCCCAGACCTGAAGGCCAAGCTAGCTCGTGTCAAGGAGCTCACTGCTAAAGCACAACAAAGGAAACAGGAAAGGTTGTCAGAGGAGGCCAGATGTAGTGAGGAACATCAACCACAAGCAGAAGATGG AGAGAAACTCCCAGGATACCAGCGGTACCATACTCTTGCCCAGGATGTTCCCCCTGGCCTCAGCCTCCCCTACAAGTACAAACTGCTGTCTGAGATGTTCCGTAGCATGGACACTATCGTGGCAATACTCTTCAACCGCTCTGAGACGGTTACCTTCACCAAAGTGAAGCAGGGTGTCCAGGACATGATGCGCAA GTGTTTTGAGGAGATTCACGTGGGCCAAATTAAGACCGTCTATCCCACTGCTTACAATTTCCGCCAGGAAAGGAACATTCCTACTTTCAGTGCTGCGGTGAAGAAGTTTAGCCACCAGCTGACAGTGGAGCCGGTCATTGAAGCCG ATCAGAGCAAGGCACGTCCAGTGTTGGCCGCTTCCCGCCTGCTAGAAAGGAGACGCATCTTCCATCAAAACCTAGTCAAGATTGTGAAAGAGCATCACAAG GTTTTCCTTGCCACGTTGAATCCTCCTATTGCAATCCCAGATGACAAGCTTACCCGCTGGCATCCCCGCTTCAATGTAGATGAGGTGCCAAACATCATGTCTGCTGAGCTTCCCCAGCCACCAAAGGGATCTGAGAAGTTAACCACTGCCCAGGAGGTTCTGGACAAAGCCCGATCCATGATGACCCCTAAG ATGGAGAAAGCGCTGGCAAACATGGCCCTAAAGACCGCTGAGACGGCCTGTTTAAAGGAGGTAGATCCTGTTCCGCCAACTCCTGTAGCTCCTGCTGAAACTCCCACTGCCCTCAAAGGGGTGTCCCAGTCTCTGCTGGAGCGG ATCCGGGTAAAAGAGGCTCAGAAAATCCAGGCTGCCATGACACGGAACCCTCGGCAGGAGGAGCGCCTTGTGATGATGTCACGGCTGGGGGAGTTGGCTAGGATCCTGCGCAATGTCTTTGTGTCAGAGAAGAAACCTGCGCTCATAATGGAGGTGGCCTGTAACCGTATGGTTTCTAGTTATCGATCTGCCCTCAGTACAG GTGAAATGGAGAAGCACCTGCGCCTGCTGGCTGAACTGACACCTGAATGGCTTACAATTCACAAAATTAGAAAGGACTTCTATCTCAAGCTGAGCAAGACCATGGACCTGAATGTGGTATTAGAGAAGCTGAATCAGAAGATGAAGGAGGAAGAAAGGCTTTga